The Gammaproteobacteria bacterium genome includes the window TGGTTTTCGCAATGACTTAAATATTAAGTGGAGCTTTCCAAAAGCAACCCATTCGCGGGATTCATTATTGTGGCAACAATGGGTCACTGGGGATTATTGGGAGCGTTTAAAGGTTTCAAAATATGACCGACCAAAACAAAACTCATCAATTGAGAAGCTATCTTCTAAGTTACAAAAAAAATACGGTTTATTTAAACCAACAGAAAAACCGTGGGTTACTGTCCGTGATGCTATCAACGATTTACCTTGTCCAAAAAAAGAAAACAGCTACAACAACCATCAATTCAGAGAGGGGGCAAAATCTTATCCTGGGCATACAGGCAGCCCCATAGACGAGCCATCCAAGACCCTTAAGGCTGGAGATCATGGCGTTCCTGGAGGGGAAAACATGATTCGATTTAACGATGATTCAATTCGATATTTCACCGTAAGGGAAGCGGCAAGAATTCAAACCTTTCCTGACGACTATCATATTTCAGGCGTTTGGAGTGAATGCATGCGGCAAATAGGCAATGCCGTCCCTGTGTCACTCGCTGAAGTCGTTGCTCATAGCGTTTACTCAGCAATCGTCTCTAACAAGGCTTAGCGGTTTTAAACAAAAAACGTGGCTCACCTCACTGATCCAAAAAAGCCTCAGCCCGCTGAGGTAAAAACAACAACTCCTCACTCAAGGCCGCACTGAAACGCAGCTGATAATTCGCCCCCTCTGGCACCAGCGTCAACGGTTCTTCGTTCACCACCCGATAACGCCAACTTTGAGTTTCACTGCGTAAAATAAGCCGCGCCCCCGTCACCTCAGCGCTAAAAGGCAACACCGCCTCCGCCAGCGCAAAACGCCACGACTCCGCCAACTGCTCCGCCGCCAAAGCAGGCTCTTGTGTGCTGCTCAAAGACCACAAGCCCGCCTTTTTTTCGATCTGAATGTACGGGGTTTCAATGGAGATCAAGCTCGCCATCGGTTCAAAGGGACGACGCTGCACCAACTCTCGCCCACCGCCTGCCCACAACGGCAAATAAACATCATCCAACAGAAACAACGTCTGATCGAGCCTCACATAACGTTTTCCACTGGGGCTTTTATCGCCAAAAGCCAATGACACCTCACCCAACTGCAACACCGCCCGAGGCGGCTGCAAGCCAAATTCAACTAAATTTAAGCCCTCGATGGGGTACTGCGAGCGCACCTCTGCCTGCCTGATGGCCAACGCCGCCTCAATCCGCAACGGATCAGCAGGTGCGTGAAACGGCTCTTGCAACCACCAGCGCCCCGCTTGGCGTTGCACAACCATGCGCTCTCCAGCCAGCGGTTGAAACACCAACGACTCAAGCTCAAGATCTAACCCAATCAGAGGCGGCTCAGGCCGCTGCTCCATCACCTGACTCAGATAGATCAACACCCCCAACTGCAACAACACCACAAAAATAAGCAGATTAAGCCAACTGCGTTTGTCCATCTTCATCGCCTAATCACCCGCGACCTCACTCACAACACGCCGTCGTCGCCAGACAATCATAAACCCGGTCAACAACAACCCCGCTGGCAACAGCAGAAAAAAACCAAAGCCGATCAGAGCAATCTGCCACGAACTCAACTGCAACTGGCTGTCTGCCGCTTTCGGCATGGAGATCTGCAACAGATTATCCTTCTCCGTCAACCAACTGAAGAGGCGCGACCCCAGCTCCAAGTTGCCACCGTTGCCCAGATATTGATTGGCGAGAAAATCACCATCACCGATCACCACCACTCGCTGCTGCTCGCGCTGATTGGGCAAAGGGCGCTGCAAAACCAAACCCAAACTGAGCGGCCCCGCACGTTCATCGCTGCCCTCATCAAAACCGATCTCACCCTCAATGGGGCTTAACTCCGTCCAACTGCGGGGCAAGGTCTGCAACAGCGTCTGTACTTGCCAGCCACTCGGCTGCTTGGCCTGCAACGCCTGCGCCTGCGGGAACAGAGACACCGTCTGTAAAGGGGCGGTGATGGCATGATCACCGTACTCACTCACCAAAGCAAAATCCGGTGAATCAATGCCAAACAGCGAGCCACTGGCATCCACAATCACCCCCCGGCAGACGTTCAAGATCCAGCTCCGTGGCCAATCGCTGCAAACCGTCGTCACTGTTGGGTTCACTCAACCAAAGCAGATTGCCGCCCCGTTGCAAATAGCTCTGCAACAGCGCCACCTCACCAGGCAGATAGGCGCTCTGCGGCGAAGCCAACACCAGCAGATTTGTGTTATCGGGAATCTGTGGCTGAGTGATCAAATTAAGACGTTGCAGCTGAAACCCCCGCGCTTGCAGCCGCCGACCCAACTCAAAATAATCAAAATTGGCTTTGCCCAGTGGGTCACGCTCACCATGCCCCTCAATAAACACCAGCCAACTCTGCTCTGGCTGAGCCAAACGCAACAGCGCATTGCTAAAGCTGCGCTCATCCAGACGCTGCAAACGCTGTTGACGCTGCTGATAATCAATAAACAGCTCACCACCCTGCGCGATACCCAACTCTCGCGCCAACGCCGGTGAGGTTTCAGGATTGATAAAGGTCAAACTGATGTCCGCTTTCAAACGCTGATAACGGCTGATCAGATCTTGAATCGCTTTGCGCGTCACCTCATCGGGGCCAAGATAGACCGTCACCTGCACCGGTTCACTCAAGGTCTGCAACAGCTCCACACTGGTCTGACTCAAACTGTTGCGGCCATCCCGGCTCAGATCCCACTGCCACGAGTACACGGTACTCAACCACGCCAACACCCCCAACAAAAGGGCAAACAACAGATAAAAAATAACATTTTGCCAACGTCGAGAGCGCGGCTTCAGAACGGCTTTCATTTAATCGTTCAACCTCATATTATCCAGACGACGAATGGCCAAGCCAAGAAAGGCCACCACCAGCAACAGGTAATAGATCAGATCCACACTCTGCAACACGCCGCTCAAAAAGCCCCTCAAATGCGCCGACAGCGCCAAATAATCCAACAGCTCCGCCCCCTCACTCTGACCCGTGGCGTTAATCAACCAGAGAAACAACAGCAACGCAAAGGCACCCACTGCGGCCAACAACGGCTGTGCGGTTAAGCTGGAGAAATAGAGACCGATGGCCGCAAAGGCCGCCAACAGCAACCAACACCCCAACACCGCCAGCGCCAAAGCAGCCAGATCCACGGGCACCGCCATTAACAACGACAACGGCATCAACGCCGTCAACAACAGCATCAAACTCAACAGAGACATCAAGGCCACGTATTTGCCCAAAACGATCTCTGTCATGGAAATCGGCGCGCTCAGCAACAGAGCAAAACTGCCACTCTGTAACTCCTCGGAGATCAGGCGCATGGTCAACAGCGGCATCACCATCAAATAGATACTCGACGCAGGCAAAAACAGACGGGCAATCAGATATTCACTCACCCCAGGCGGATTATCCAACGTGGCCAATTGCGGCTGAATGAGCAGATATTGATCCAGATGAATCAAAAAAAGATAGGCAACAATAAACTGCACCAGCGCCAATACCACCCACGCCAACGGCGAAAGAAACAACGCTTTTAACTCACGCTGCGCCACGGTAAAGATCATGCGCTCTGCTCCTGACAGGTCAAGGCCACAAACACCTGCTCCAAAGATTGCCGTTGTGGGGAGAGTTCAAACAACCCCCAACCCTTCTGCACCGCCAAACTGGCCAAACGACTGGCAGGGTTGTGGTCGGGATCAATCTCAATGATCAGCCCACCGTCCGGCTGCGGCTGCACCCCTTCAACCCCTTCCATTGAATAAATCAGCTCCAGATCCGCCATTGCCCCCAAACGCACATTTAAATGGGTGGTGGGAAAATCATCGGTCAAACGCTGCATTTGTTCGTTAAAGACCAACTGGCCGCGATGAATGATCTGCACACGGCTACAGGTGGCCTGCACCTCGGGCAAAATATGAGTGGAAAGAATAACCCCATGCTCACGCCCCAACTCCTTAATCAATTGGCGAATGTCCCGAATTTGAATCGGATCAAGCCCCACCGTCGGCTCATCCAAAACAATCACCGCCGGTTTGTGAATCACCGCCTGAGCAATGCCCACCCGCTGTTGATAGCCTTTGGAAAGCTGGCCAATCAAACGCCGACTCACCTCAGCCAGACCACAGCGCTGTTTGACCTCATAGAGCGCATCCTCTAGACGCGCGGCAGAGACACCATGCAATTTGGCACAAAAGCGCAAAAATTCATCCACGCTCATATCCAAATAAAGGGGCGGCGTTTGCGGCAAAAAGCCCAGATGCCGTTTGGCCTGTTTTGGCTCAGCCAACAAATCAAGGTCATGAATCTGAATCGAACCAGCCGAAGGCGCTAAGTTGCCACACAACATGCGCATCACGGTGGATTTTCCCGCGCCATTAGGGCCTAAAAACCCCAACACTTCACCGCGATACAGCTCAAAACTGATCTGATCCACCGCACATAAACCGTGGTAATAACGACTCAGATCCCGCACCTGAATCAAGGGTTTTTCTGTCATTCGTGTTCCATTCTTTTAAAAATCTCCCTTGTAGGGACAGACATAAAACAGCCTCCCAACCTTCGGGAGGCTTTCCGTTCAATGAGGCTGTGCCAAACCTACGCTTTGTTTTGCTGCAACAACGCCTGCTCCAGTTCTGTAACGCGCTGCTCCAAATTATCCAGTTTCAAGCGGGTGCGCTCAAGCAAGGCACTTTGCACTGCAAACTCCTCACCGCTGACCAAATCCATGCGCGCAAACACCGCCTGCACATTGGCGCGCATATTTCGCTCCACATCTTCTTTTAAAACACCGGCTCCGCTGGGCAGCAGATCACTCAGTTTTGAGCCAAGCTGGTCCAAAATACGTGGGTCAATCACAATTTATCTCCTCTTTAATCAATGACGGGAAGTTTACCCCAATCCTCTTAATTCCTCTGATCTGTTTTGCGCCAAAACAGTGCGTTGCAACGGTGCAAAAGAGCAATAAATCGAGTCAACACAGTGCGTAACAACCGACTCACCTAAAAAAAACACAGTTAAGCCATTGTTTATATTGAATAATAAACATAGGCACAATAAATGCTTATATACTCGCGCTGTCTTTTAACCCCTACAAAAATAGTGAGAGTACGTATGAAACTGTTACACACCCCCTGATCCTTTCTGCCTTGGTTTTGTCCGCCATCGCCACCCCCGCTGCCGCTGAAGTGAGCGCCAACTTTGGTGCCACCTCCAACTACATTTGGCGCGGTGTCAGCCTCAGTAACGAAGGCCCCGCCATTTACGGTGGTCTTGATTTCAGCCATGACAGCGGTATCTACGCCGGTTTATGGCAATCCAGCGAAGGCGGCACTGGCAGTGCTGAAACCGA containing:
- a CDS encoding accessory factor UbiK family protein, which produces MIDPRILDQLGSKLSDLLPSGAGVLKEDVERNMRANVQAVFARMDLVSGEEFAVQSALLERTRLKLDNLEQRVTELEQALLQQNKA
- a CDS encoding ABC transporter permease subunit, with the protein product MIFTVAQRELKALFLSPLAWVVLALVQFIVAYLFLIHLDQYLLIQPQLATLDNPPGVSEYLIARLFLPASSIYLMVMPLLTMRLISEELQSGSFALLLSAPISMTEIVLGKYVALMSLLSLMLLLTALMPLSLLMAVPVDLAALALAVLGCWLLLAAFAAIGLYFSSLTAQPLLAAVGAFALLLFLWLINATGQSEGAELLDYLALSAHLRGFLSGVLQSVDLIYYLLLVVAFLGLAIRRLDNMRLND
- a CDS encoding GldG family protein, giving the protein MKAVLKPRSRRWQNVIFYLLFALLLGVLAWLSTVYSWQWDLSRDGRNSLSQTSVELLQTLSEPVQVTVYLGPDEVTRKAIQDLISRYQRLKADISLTFINPETSPALARELGIAQGGELFIDYQQRQQRLQRLDERSFSNALLRLAQPEQSWLVFIEGHGERDPLGKANFDYFELGRRLQARGFQLQRLNLITQPQIPDNTNLLVLASPQSAYLPGEVALLQSYLQRGGNLLWLSEPNSDDGLQRLATELDLERLPGGDCGCQWLAVWH
- a CDS encoding ATP-binding cassette domain-containing protein translates to MTEKPLIQVRDLSRYYHGLCAVDQISFELYRGEVLGFLGPNGAGKSTVMRMLCGNLAPSAGSIQIHDLDLLAEPKQAKRHLGFLPQTPPLYLDMSVDEFLRFCAKLHGVSAARLEDALYEVKQRCGLAEVSRRLIGQLSKGYQQRVGIAQAVIHKPAVIVLDEPTVGLDPIQIRDIRQLIKELGREHGVILSTHILPEVQATCSRVQIIHRGQLVFNEQMQRLTDDFPTTHLNVRLGAMADLELIYSMEGVEGVQPQPDGGLIIEIDPDHNPASRLASLAVQKGWGLFELSPQRQSLEQVFVALTCQEQSA